TGTTTGCGTCTGTGAGAAGGGGGGAGGTTTTTTTTGTGTCAGTCTTTCAGAAACGGGGCGATTTCGTCGACGAGGCTCCTCTCGACCCGGGCGCCGGGGCTGGCAACCACCTGGGCGGCGATATACGAGGCGATTTTCCCCGCCTTCTCCATCTCGATGCCCCGGGCGAGGGAAAAGAGTATTCCGGCGGCATAGGCGTCTCCGGCGCCGTTCGTGTTATCCACCGACGTCTTGTAGGCGTCGAAGACCCAGTAGTCGTCATCGGCCTTGACGAGACTTCCCTTCTCTCCCAGCTTGACAACGGCGACCTCGCACATATCATAAATATCGTGCAGGGCCTCCAGATCATGTTTTCCGGTAAATGCGTGGGCCTCCATTTCGTTGACGAATACAATATCGGCGTAACGCTTCACGATATCCGTAATCGATTCGAGATTTCTCCCCACAAGGGCCGGATCGGCGAGGTCTATCGATACCTTCGTTGAGTTCTCTATCGCGATCTCCATCGCATGAATACAGGTGTCCTTCAGGGCCGGGTCTTCGAGCTGGTACCCCTCGATGTGCAGGATGCGGCTTCTCTTTATGTCTTCCTCGAAGACATGATCGCGACGAAACGACAGCGCCGCCCCCAGGTGCGTGGCGAAGGTCCGCTCCGAATCGGGTGTGATGAACGTGATTGCGTGGCCGGTGGTTTTTGTGTCATCCCGAGACAGGCGCGACACCACCCCGTGCTCCACGGTCTTCTGCTCGTAGATGCCGCCGTGCTCGTCGTTTCCCACGGTCCCCAGCATGACGGCCGTACCGCCCAGGGCGCATATCCCCGCCAGCGTGTTGGCGCTGCTGCCGCCGGGGGCGGTTTTGACAGAATAGGAGCGCATCATCTCGAGGATTTTTTTGCTCTGCTCCTCGTCGATCAGGTGCATCTCCCCCTTTTTCAGGTCTATCTCCGCCAGCACCCCGTCGTGTACCTCGAAGATGAAATCCAACAGCGGGCTGCCGATGCCCGCCACGTCAAAGGTCTTCGCCGATTCGGCGGTGCTGCTGTTTGCTGTGCTCATGGTGCTCACATATGCGTTCCCGAAGACGGAAGGCAAGACCCTTTCATCCGCCCGGGCGTATCGCTCTCAGTAAAACAGTTCGTCGAAGAATCCCCTCTTCACCTTGATCTTGTGCATGGGGAAAATCGTTCTTCTAATGTCCCTGACGCTGTTCTGGGCCGCGGTCATCACCTCCTGCTTTCGCCATTCCCCCATGCGATAGGGATCGTCCAGGAGGCCGGAAAGCTGAAAGCCCTCGACCTGGGCCTTTTTTAGAAAATCCTCGGGCAGCTCGTCGGGCAGGTCGATGTCGTTCAGAAGCGCCCACACCAGCGTCCAGAGCCGGGCGGTGTTGAACTCGTTATAACCGCCGCCCCCCAGGCAGAGCCATCGCGGCGCCTTTTCGCGCATTTTTCTGACGGCGTGGAGGAATCCCTCGCTGGTCAGGTTCATGTTCGCCAAAGGATCGGTGTGCATCATATCGCAGGCCACGAGGCTGACCAGCACGTCCGGGTTGTACTTGTCGATCAGGGGCTCGAATACCTGGTCGAAGGCCCAGATGAATGTGGCGTCGTCCGTGCCGTACCTGAGCGGTATGTTGACGGAAAAGCCCTTTCCCTTGTCCTCTCCGATTTCTTCGGCAAATCCGGTGCCGGGAAACAGAGACCTGCCGCTTTCGTGAAATGAAAGGGTCATGACCTTATTCGTGTCGTAAAAGGCGGCCTGGACCCCGTCTCCGTGATGGGCGTCGATGTCCACGTACATGACCTTGAGTTTCTTTGACAGAAAATACTCGATGGCCACCACGACGTCGTTGATGAAGCAAAAACCGGAAGCCTTGTCTTTCATGGCATGGTGCATGCCGCCGGCCATGTTGAACGCCCGCTTGACCTTTCTTTCGCCGACGAGCCGGGCGGCGGTCATGGTGCAGCCCAGCACCGTCAGTGAAAAATCATACAGGCCCGGAAATACCGGGTTGTCTCCGGGTCCCATTCCGTATGGTGTATAGCGCTCCTTGAAAACTCCGTTGTTGGCCTCCCTGAGGACGGCTAGATACTCGTCGGTATGAAACGCTCTCGCCTCTTCCTCGTCGGCTTGGGTGGGCGCCTCGTACACGGCGTTTTCCAGGGCATCAAGCTTGAAGGCCTTGATCAAATCCAGGGCGTAGCTGACCCGCTCCCACTTGATGGGATGACCGGGGCCGTAGTTGAACCGATGGAAGCCGTCGGGGAGAATGAGGGCCGTTTTTATTTTTTTCTTTGCGATGGGAACCTCCCTATAATGCCCCGTGTGATCTTTTGTATCGGGGTTTTTTCTACGCCGTACGCAAACGGAATTTATTCCCGACGTGTAAACTTCATACCCGCAAAGGTCACCGTGGAGTTATATTCATCCATGCTCGTCAGGTCGTAGTTGAGCAGCACCCCCCTGGCCTTTTCCAGCACCCTGAGCATCACATACAGTGCCGAAAAACCGCAGATGCGCCGGGCGTCGTCATCGGATGCGATGTGGTCCAGGAACCGTTCGCCGTCCCCCGCTTCGAGAATCTCTATCATCATACGATCCCTTTTCTGTATGACCTCAAGGTCCTCGGGGGACAGCGGCTTGTCGTCTCCATACTTGACGCCCACGTGGGCAAAATCCACCGATGCGATCAACACAACCCGGCCGTTGAAATCCGTTATCGCACCCCTCAACGCGTCGATAAAGCGATCGATCCTCTCCCGGACCTCGGGAAATTGATCCGACGACAGCACCTGGTGGGGGAAAGACGCCAGTATCGGGGCGATGAAAAACCGCCGATCCTTCAATACGTATTTCAAAAACACCGTCTGAAATTCAATGGTATGCTCGGTGCGGTGCAGCGCCTCCCCGTCGAACAGCGCATCATCGTATCTCTTGTTCAGATCACTCATGAACTCCTGATGGGTTTCGACCGTTCCCAGGGGCGTAATAAAATCCTTGGAGGTGCCGGCGAAGAAACGCTCAAGTCCCTCATGCCCGATGCCGAGAATCACGTAGAGGTCCGCCGGTTCGTCCTCCACAAGTGCGCCGTAGGCATGAGCGAAGCTGGGGCCGCCGGCGTTGATGCTGATGTGGGGGGCGACGATTGCGACCGTCTCGTCCGCATTCTTTTTCAAAGACTCCAGATCCACCGCCGCCCGGGAAAAGTACCCGTCGAATTCACGGACAAGCTCCTTCGGGTCTTCGCTGTATCCGCTGCCGGCATGAACCGGGTGCCTCACGCGAGAGGCATAGAATTCCTCATCCACGGTGCGCTTGTGCCGAAGAAACCGCTCGCTCAAAAGAAAGTGGTGCTCGTCCAGCTCCTCTGCGATAAAGCGGATATTCTCCGCGGGAACGTCTCCTCCGTACTGCTCCAAGAGCTTGGCTCTGATATCCTCAATGGTATTCGTGCCGGTAAAATGCTGGATGACCGCCAGGGCGTCCCGGGGCAGGGCGATAATCTCTCTGGCGTAGAGATGAGGATCCCTGAGGGCAACGCCGGGCTGGCCGGAGAGATCCACGGCGAACATATCGACGCTTCTGATTTTCGGGTATTCGTATTTTGACATGCCCATCCTGGACACACCGGGGAAACGCTCCCGGCGGTATAATATAGTAAAACCGCTAACGTATCTATGTATCACACGAATCTGAGAGGGTCAAGGCGAAAAGAGGGGACGGAAATACCTGTGGTTGTTCTTGCGCGGGAGTTTGTGCTCTGCTATGATGGTCTTTCAAACAAAAACGACTCACAAAAGGGAGATGTACCAGTGCGTATCACGTTTCTCGGAGGCGCCAGAACCGTCACCGGCTCGTCGTTTCTCATCAGCACCAATCATGGGAACCTCATGGTCGATTGCGGGATGTTCCAGGGAAGACGGGACCTCGTACGGCGTAATTACCTCGAGGCCATGTACGACCCCCGGGAGGTCGACGCCGTTGTCTTGACCCACGCCCATATCGACCACAGCGGCCTGATCCCGAAACTGGTTCGGGAGGGATTTCGGGGATCGATCTGGGCCACCAAGGCCACGGCCGATCTCTGCGAGCTGATGCTTCTGGATTCCGCCCATATCCAGGAGATGGAATCGGATTGGATGACCAAGAAGAACCTCAGAATGGGGGAAGAACCGGTTGCTCCCGTCTACACGGTCCAGGATGCGAAACGATGTCTGGGGTCGTTCTCCCGGGTCTACTATGACGAGGAATTCGAGCCGATTCCCGGATTCCGGGTGATCTTTCGGGACGCCGGGCACATCATCGGATCGGCCATTGTGGAGATGTGGGTGACCGAGGAAGAGACCGAGAAAAAGCTCGTCTTCTCCGGAGACCTGGGGGTGGTCGACCAGCCCATCATCAAAGACCCCAGCGTGGTCACGAGCGCCGACTATCTCTTCATTGAATCCACCTACGGCAACCGACTGCACCGAACCAAGGATGAAAGCAGGGACGAATTCAAGGAGGCGATCCTGGAAACCACCGTCCGGGGCGGGAAGGTCGTCATTCCATCCTTCGCGGTGGGCCGCACCCAGGAGATGCTTTACTACCTGGGGGAATTCGCCAGGGAAGGGGTGCTCCCGGACATCCCGATCTACGTCGACAGCCCCATGGCCACCTCGGCGACGCAGATCGTCAAGGAAAATCCCCAGTGCTTCGACGATGAAACCCATGCCCTCCTCACCGCCGGGGAAACGCCGCTTACGCCGCCGAACCTCATCTTTACCCGGAGCACCGAGGAGTCCATCGCCATCAACAGGAAACCGGGCCCCGCCATTGTCATCTCCGCCAGCGGCATGTGCACCGCGGGGCGCATCAAGCATCACCTGCGCCATAACCTGTGGCGGCCGGAGGCGTCGGTGATCTTCGTGGGCTACCAGGCCGAGGGGACCCTGGGGCGATTGATCGTCGGCGGCGCGGAGAGGGTGCGCATCCTCGGTGAAGACGTCCAGGTAAACGCGAAGATACACACCATCGGAGGATTTTCCGCCCATGCGGACAGAGACGGGCTGATCTCCTGGGCGTCCTACTTTCGGGGAAGCGCCCCCCATTGCTTTGTGATTCACGGGGAAGAGCGGGCATCGTTAGCGTTTCGAGACGCATTGGAGAGCGAGCTCAATTTCACGGCCCTTGTGCCCCGGTGGGGGGAGAGCGTCTCGATCGCCCCCGACGGGAAGGTGGAGTCTCTCTCCGTCACCGAGCCGGGAGAGCGGATCGCCCTGGAGGGAAGCAGGACGGAAAAGGACCTCTTCTTCATCCGGGACCGCATCGATCGGCTGCTGGAGGAGGGGGCATACACAGACAAGACCGCCTTCTACGAGCGGGTCCGCCAGATCAAGAAGCTCGTTCAGGACCTGGAGGGCTTTTCCGGGGTAGAATAACCGGGATGTCCCGTCACATCGCCCAGGACAGGGGGTATCTCACGTATTGTCGATGAATGTCACAAGCCTGGCGGCACACGCCTCAATGGCCCTGCGGCGATGGCTGATCCGGTTCTTCTGTTCATCCGTCATCTGGCCGTAGGTCTTGTTTAGGGGGAGATAAAAGAAGAGCGGGTCGTACCCGAAGCCGTTCGTCCCCAGCGGCGCGGCGGCGACGTATCCGTGACACTCACCTACGACCACCTCCTCTTTACCTTCCGGAGAGACGATCGCGACGGCCGCCCGGAAGGAGGCCCTCCTTTCGGCCTCGGGGACGTCCTTCATCATCTGAAGGAGCTTTTCGTTATTGGCGCGGTCATCCGCAGACACGCCCGCGAACCGGGCGGAGTAGATGCCCGGGGCGCCGCCCAGCGCGTCGACGACGATGCCGGAGTCGTCGGCGACGGAGATTTTGCCCGTATGTGCCGCCGCGGCCCTCGCCTTTATCAGGGCGTTCTCCGAAAAGGTCGCCCCGTCTTCAGGCACGTCGGGAAAGCCGGGAAAGTGAGACAGGTCGAGGAGGGTGATCCGGTCCGAAAGCCCCATCTGATCGAATATATCGGCGAAATCCCGGACCTTGCCCCTGTTTTTCGTGGCAAGCACCACCTCAATCTTCGACAATGATCCCCCCCAGCGCCTCCCGCTGCTTTTCGATGAGATTCTTGATGCCGGTCTCGGCGATGGAAAGCATCTCGTCAAAGGTCTTTCTATCGAACGGCGTCTCCTCGGCGGTACCCTGTACCTCCACAAAGAGGCCGGATCCCGTCATGACGAAGTTCATGTCCACCTCAGCCGATGAATCCTCTCCGTAATCGAGATCGAGGAGGATGCGACCGTTCACCACGCCGGCGCTGACGGCCGCCACGTAGTCTTTCAGGGGAAACCTGGAGATGATTCGCTCTTTCTTGAGGGTCATCAGGGCGTCGGCAAGGGCGACGAATCCGCCGGTGATGGCCGCCGTGCGGGTCCCGCCGTCGGCGCTGATCACATCGCAATCGACCCAGATGGTTCGCTCCCCCAGGGCCTTCATGTCCACCACAGCCCTGAGCGCCCGGCCGATGAGCCGCTGTATCTCCATGGTCCTGCCCCCGGCCCGCCCCTGGGTCACCTCCCGGGTCATTCGGCTGTCGGTGGAGCGGGGCAGCATCCCGTATTCGGCGGTCACCCATCCCTCACCGCTTCCCTTCAAAAACGGCGGCACTCGCTCCTCC
This portion of the Candidatus Zymogenaceae bacterium genome encodes:
- a CDS encoding MBL fold metallo-hydrolase; the protein is MRITFLGGARTVTGSSFLISTNHGNLMVDCGMFQGRRDLVRRNYLEAMYDPREVDAVVLTHAHIDHSGLIPKLVREGFRGSIWATKATADLCELMLLDSAHIQEMESDWMTKKNLRMGEEPVAPVYTVQDAKRCLGSFSRVYYDEEFEPIPGFRVIFRDAGHIIGSAIVEMWVTEEETEKKLVFSGDLGVVDQPIIKDPSVVTSADYLFIESTYGNRLHRTKDESRDEFKEAILETTVRGGKVVIPSFAVGRTQEMLYYLGEFAREGVLPDIPIYVDSPMATSATQIVKENPQCFDDETHALLTAGETPLTPPNLIFTRSTEESIAINRKPGPAIVISASGMCTAGRIKHHLRHNLWRPEASVIFVGYQAEGTLGRLIVGGAERVRILGEDVQVNAKIHTIGGFSAHADRDGLISWASYFRGSAPHCFVIHGEERASLAFRDALESELNFTALVPRWGESVSIAPDGKVESLSVTEPGERIALEGSRTEKDLFFIRDRIDRLLEEGAYTDKTAFYERVRQIKKLVQDLEGFSGVE
- the amrB gene encoding AmmeMemoRadiSam system protein B, which codes for MSKYEYPKIRSVDMFAVDLSGQPGVALRDPHLYAREIIALPRDALAVIQHFTGTNTIEDIRAKLLEQYGGDVPAENIRFIAEELDEHHFLLSERFLRHKRTVDEEFYASRVRHPVHAGSGYSEDPKELVREFDGYFSRAAVDLESLKKNADETVAIVAPHISINAGGPSFAHAYGALVEDEPADLYVILGIGHEGLERFFAGTSKDFITPLGTVETHQEFMSDLNKRYDDALFDGEALHRTEHTIEFQTVFLKYVLKDRRFFIAPILASFPHQVLSSDQFPEVRERIDRFIDALRGAITDFNGRVVLIASVDFAHVGVKYGDDKPLSPEDLEVIQKRDRMMIEILEAGDGERFLDHIASDDDARRICGFSALYVMLRVLEKARGVLLNYDLTSMDEYNSTVTFAGMKFTRRE
- a CDS encoding acetoin utilization protein AcuC; the encoded protein is MIKAFKLDALENAVYEAPTQADEEEARAFHTDEYLAVLREANNGVFKERYTPYGMGPGDNPVFPGLYDFSLTVLGCTMTAARLVGERKVKRAFNMAGGMHHAMKDKASGFCFINDVVVAIEYFLSKKLKVMYVDIDAHHGDGVQAAFYDTNKVMTLSFHESGRSLFPGTGFAEEIGEDKGKGFSVNIPLRYGTDDATFIWAFDQVFEPLIDKYNPDVLVSLVACDMMHTDPLANMNLTSEGFLHAVRKMREKAPRWLCLGGGGYNEFNTARLWTLVWALLNDIDLPDELPEDFLKKAQVEGFQLSGLLDDPYRMGEWRKQEVMTAAQNSVRDIRRTIFPMHKIKVKRGFFDELFY
- a CDS encoding XTP/dITP diphosphatase, with protein sequence MEVVLATKNRGKVRDFADIFDQMGLSDRITLLDLSHFPGFPDVPEDGATFSENALIKARAAAAHTGKISVADDSGIVVDALGGAPGIYSARFAGVSADDRANNEKLLQMMKDVPEAERRASFRAAVAIVSPEGKEEVVVGECHGYVAAAPLGTNGFGYDPLFFYLPLNKTYGQMTDEQKNRISHRRRAIEACAARLVTFIDNT
- a CDS encoding adenosine kinase, which produces MSTANSSTAESAKTFDVAGIGSPLLDFIFEVHDGVLAEIDLKKGEMHLIDEEQSKKILEMMRSYSVKTAPGGSSANTLAGICALGGTAVMLGTVGNDEHGGIYEQKTVEHGVVSRLSRDDTKTTGHAITFITPDSERTFATHLGAALSFRRDHVFEEDIKRSRILHIEGYQLEDPALKDTCIHAMEIAIENSTKVSIDLADPALVGRNLESITDIVKRYADIVFVNEMEAHAFTGKHDLEALHDIYDMCEVAVVKLGEKGSLVKADDDYWVFDAYKTSVDNTNGAGDAYAAGILFSLARGIEMEKAGKIASYIAAQVVASPGARVERSLVDEIAPFLKD
- the rph gene encoding ribonuclease PH codes for the protein MRADGRQPHVIRPIVIQRNYIPHAEGSALIEMGKTRVITTASVEERVPPFLKGSGEGWVTAEYGMLPRSTDSRMTREVTQGRAGGRTMEIQRLIGRALRAVVDMKALGERTIWVDCDVISADGGTRTAAITGGFVALADALMTLKKERIISRFPLKDYVAAVSAGVVNGRILLDLDYGEDSSAEVDMNFVMTGSGLFVEVQGTAEETPFDRKTFDEMLSIAETGIKNLIEKQREALGGIIVED